The Pongo pygmaeus isolate AG05252 chromosome 11, NHGRI_mPonPyg2-v2.0_pri, whole genome shotgun sequence genome includes a region encoding these proteins:
- the PRKRA gene encoding interferon-inducible double-stranded RNA-dependent protein kinase activator A isoform X2 has translation MQVFGELNFFVFSSSKISWLSFAVPDPLMPDPSKQPKNQLNPIGSLQELAIHHGWRLPEYTLSQEGGPAHKREYTTICRLESFMETGKGASKKQAKRNAAEKFLAKFSNISPENHISLTNVVGHSLGCTWHSLRNSPGEKINLLKRSLLSIPNTDYIQLLSEIAKEQGFNITYLDIDELSANGQYQCLAELSTSPITVCHGSGISCGNAQSDAAHNALQYLKIIAERK, from the exons ATGCAAGTATTTGGTGAGCTAAATTTCTTTGTATTCAGCAGCTCAAAAATATCATGGCTGAG ctttGCAGTTCCTGACCCCTTAATGCCTGACCCTTCCAAGCAACCAAAGAACCAGCTTAATCCTATTGGTTCATTACAG GAATTGGCTATTCATCATGGCTGGAGACTTCCTGAATATACCCTTTCCCAGGAGGGAGGACCTGCTCATAAGAgagaatataccacaatttgcaGGCTAGAGTCATTTATGGAAACTG gaaaGGGGGCATCAAAAAAGCAAGCCAAAAGGAATGCTGCTGAGAAATTTCTTGCCAAATTTAGTAATATTTCTCCAGAGAACCACATTTCTTTA ACAAATGTAGTAGGACATTCTTTAGGATGTACTTGGCATTCCTTGAGGAATTCTCCTGGTGAaaagatcaacttactgaaaaGAAGCCTCCTTAGTATTCCAAATACAGATTACATCCAGCTGCTTAGTGAAATTGCCAAGGAACAAGGTTTTAATATAACATATTTGGATAtag ATGAACTGAGCGCCAATGGACAATATCAATGTCTTGCTGAACTGTCCACCAGCCCCATCACGGTCTGTCATGGCTCCGGTATCTCCTGTGGCAATGCACAAAGTGATGCAGCTCACAATGCTTTGCAGTATTTAAAGATAATAGCAGAAAGAAAGTAA
- the PRKRA gene encoding interferon-inducible double-stranded RNA-dependent protein kinase activator A isoform X3, whose translation MPDPSKQPKNQLNPIGSLQELAIHHGWRLPEYTLSQEGGPAHKREYTTICRLESFMETGKGASKKQAKRNAAEKFLAKFSNISPENHISLTNVVGHSLGCTWHSLRNSPGEKINLLKRSLLSIPNTDYIQLLSEIAKEQGFNITYLDIDELSANGQYQCLAELSTSPITVCHGSGISCGNAQSDAAHNALQYLKIIAERK comes from the exons ATGCCTGACCCTTCCAAGCAACCAAAGAACCAGCTTAATCCTATTGGTTCATTACAG GAATTGGCTATTCATCATGGCTGGAGACTTCCTGAATATACCCTTTCCCAGGAGGGAGGACCTGCTCATAAGAgagaatataccacaatttgcaGGCTAGAGTCATTTATGGAAACTG gaaaGGGGGCATCAAAAAAGCAAGCCAAAAGGAATGCTGCTGAGAAATTTCTTGCCAAATTTAGTAATATTTCTCCAGAGAACCACATTTCTTTA ACAAATGTAGTAGGACATTCTTTAGGATGTACTTGGCATTCCTTGAGGAATTCTCCTGGTGAaaagatcaacttactgaaaaGAAGCCTCCTTAGTATTCCAAATACAGATTACATCCAGCTGCTTAGTGAAATTGCCAAGGAACAAGGTTTTAATATAACATATTTGGATAtag ATGAACTGAGCGCCAATGGACAATATCAATGTCTTGCTGAACTGTCCACCAGCCCCATCACGGTCTGTCATGGCTCCGGTATCTCCTGTGGCAATGCACAAAGTGATGCAGCTCACAATGCTTTGCAGTATTTAAAGATAATAGCAGAAAGAAAGTAA